A window of Pecten maximus chromosome 12, xPecMax1.1, whole genome shotgun sequence genomic DNA:
aagtttgtttatattttctatCGTGTTAAAAGAGCTGTCTTGAAATTGTACATCTAGACTCAGTATGAACTATCCTCGACTGTATGTTGATTCAAGCTTATGTTTCCATGCATTGTTTAATCAATTGTAAAAGGGTATTAATCGTATAGCCAACAGTTAAAATGTAAATGAGCAATCCGTCTCTGCACACTTCGACATGTAGCCGATAAATATTGActgcgatttttttttgtctaaagaaatattttttcgATTCTgcttgaattataaaaaaaaacatgtttgactaaattgtccctttatgACCATCTGTTAAAGCATAAAATGTGGTAACACCAAACAGTCCTAAACAAAAGTTGATACAGAGAATCAGGTTAAATAGTTGTTATATTAATTGTAATTGCATAAACTAATCACCATTGTCAATTACGTTGAATGTTCTATTTGAATTGCAAACGTGACATGCAAGGTAAGATTATTTGCTAAACAAATCTCGACAGAAAGTTTAAAGTTCTCCATACCTCGTTTTTTAATAACTACAGGCTGTTCAGAGATGACGACCCCAGGGGAGGTACGACGATTAGATGAGACGTATTTACATCGAAGATAGACGACGAAAAAGATTAATGCAATCAAAATCAATCCTCCGATGACTCCTCCTACAATGGCGGCGGTCCTGTAGATGCAATGAGAAACagacatttattgtattatCAAAGTACAGGAAATAGCATCACATGGATAATACGGCGACGATCCTGTAAGGACGATGATAAACAGATACTGTGCTAGCAAAGTATAAAAAAATGTCATCACATAGACAAAATGATGGCGATCCTGAAGGGGCAATAAGAAGTAGACATTGTGTTAGCAAAGCACAAAAAAATCCATCACATGGATCAAATGGCTACGATCCTGTAGGGAAATCCCCATACAACAGATTCTGGGGTAGTGAATCTTTTAAACACATTATGGAGAAGCGAAGCTTTAAAACAGATTATAGGGAAGTGAATCTTTAAATTAGATTTTGGGGTAGTGAATCCTTCAAACAGATTCTGGGGTAGTGAATCCTTAAAACAGATTCTTGGGTAGTGAGTCCTTAAAATAGATTATGGGGGAGTGAATccttaaaacagattctagGGTAGTGGAACGCCATAGCTGCCTTATGTGGTAACTTGTATTATATGATGTATTCGTTTCGTTATATgcagtgattatttcattatatgaagtgatggtttcattatatgaagtgatggtttaATTACATGAAGTGATCGTTTCgttatatgaagtgatggtttcattatatgaagtgattatttcattatatgaagtgatggtttcattatataaaGTGATGGGTTCATGATATGAAGggatggtttcattatatgaagtgattatttcattatatgaagtgattgcttcattatatgaagtgatggtttcattatatgaagtgattatttcattatatggagtgattatttcattatatgcagtgatggtttcattatataaagtgatcgtttcattatatgaagtgatcgtttcattatatgaagtgatcgtttcattatatgaagtgatcatttcattatatgaagtgatggtttcattatatgaagtgattatttcattatatgaagtgatcgtTTCATTATATGGAGTGGTCGTTTCGTTATGATGACCAAATATCTTTATGACTACACTTTCAGATTtataatacagaaataaaaccgGTAAAAATATCCGGACGCTTTTAATTCCGTTAATCTTTTTGTAAAGAATTGCACACACATAccttctttttctttaaaacatacttggaaataaaaccttttttaattgtaatttttgGACTTAATAAGTCCGTAAAGTGAATCTAAATGAAAAAATGTGCAAGAAATGTGAGCGTGTTAAGGGGGATAACCCGCAAAGATGCTTGAAACAGTGATGCTGTGGGTACACGTGTACGTGACCTATATTCCTCGTTGGTTCCCTAGGTAAGTGTCTTTTAAATACTGTTTTGTTAAGGTATTCCAGATATGATTGGGATATTTACACGCAATGTCAATTTTGTAATCATTTTGCATAGTCAGAACACGTGTTAAGGTGAAATATATTGAGTTAAAGTTAAGCTAGATCGAGTGAGGAGCAAGGCGGCCTACCCGCGCTACCCGAGAGGTAAGTTGGGCCTAAGTTTCTAGTTTAACACTTTCCAAGAACACTTTATACTTTTATTTGCTAAAATAGTTGTTTACTAATgaaaatatgatgttttatgCAGTTTGGCATATTAATAGTGTATAAAACATAGAGGTAAATTTATGAATAAGATATATTAATAGTAACTGTGTACCCGTCATACTATGCGGCAAACCATATCGGCATTAGTAAACAACTATTTTAGCAAATAAAAGTATAAAGTGTTCTTGGAAAGTGTTAAACTAGAAACTTAGGCCCAACTTACCTCTCGGGTAGCGCGGGTAGGCCGCCTTGCTCCTCACTCGATCTAGCTTAACTTTAACTCAATATATTTCACCTTAACACGTGTTCTGACTATGCAAAATGATTACAAAATTGTTATTGTAAATATCCCAATCATAGCTGGAATACCTTAACAAAACAGTCTTTAAATGACACTTACCTAGGGAACCAACAAGGAATATAGGTCACGTACACGTGTACCCACAGCATCACTGTTTCAAGCATCTTTGCGAGTTATCCCCCTTAACACACTCACATTTCTTgcacatttttagctcacctggaccgaaggtccggtgagcttatgtcatggcgcggcgtccgtcgtccatcgtccttccgtcgtccgtccgtcaacatttgtttcaaatcgctactagtcaaaaaggtcttattggatttttaccTAATTTgctcagaaacatccttagtggaaggggatcagattttgcataaatggggactctgaccctctaggggccggaggggcgggcccaataggggaaattgagacAATTCCTATAAATCgatactagtcataaagttatgaatggatttgaacccaatttggtcagaagcatccttcggggaaggggaacagattttgcataaatggtggctctgaccccgagGTTCCAAAGGGGCGTGGCCCCCTAGGGGAAATAAACGTAATTcatctaaatctctactagtcataaagtgatgaatgtatgttctaaaaacaattcttgagatctttcagaccttagagagtctggactttattatttctttaaagcagttgggatccccacactataactatatatagcattgtttgagatttacaaataaagcaaattgaacatgaacattatttgacattgggtcaaatccaaccaggtgagcgatacaggccctatggACCTCTTGTTTCATTTAGATTCACTTAACGGACTTATTAAGTCcaaaaattacaattaaaaaaggtttaatttccatgtattttttaaagaaaaagacggtgtgtgtgtgtaattatttacaaaaagaTTTACGGAATTAAAAGCGTCCGGATATTTCTACcggttttatttctgtattataAATTTAAAAGTGTAGTCATAAAGATATTTGGTCATCATAACGAAACGACCACTCCATATAATGAAacgatcacttcatataatgaaacaatcacttcatataatgaaacgatCACTTCATATAACGAAACGACCACTCCATATAATGAAacgatcacttcatataatgaaacgatCACTTCATATAACGAAACGACCACTCCATATAATGAAACAATCACTTCATATAACGAAACGACCACTCCATATAATGAAacaatcacttcatataatgaaacaatcacttcatataatgaaacgatcactttatataatgaaacaatcacttcatataatgaaataatcacttcatataatgaaacaatcacttcatataatgaaacgacCACTCCATATAATGAAacaatcacttcatataatgaaacgatcactttatataatgaaaccatcacttcatataatgaaacaatcacttcatataatgaaacaatcatttcatataatgaaataatcacttcatataatgaaaccatcacttcatataatgaagccatcacttcatataatgaaacaatcacttcatataatgaaagaatcactttatataatgaacccatcacttcatataatgaaataatcacttcatataatgaaacaatcacttcatataatgaaaccatcacttcatataatgaaataatcactccatataatgaaacaatcacttcatataatgaaaccatcacttcatataatgaaaccatcacttcatataatgaaacaatcacttcatataatgaaaccatcacttcatataatgaaaccatcacttcatataatgaaataatcacttcatgtaatgaaaccatcacttcatataatgaaataatcacttcatataatgaaaccatcacttcatataatgaaataatcactgcATATAATGAAGCGAATAATCATATAATACAAGTTACCACATAAGGCAGCTATGGCGTTCTAGTAGTGAATCTTTAAAACATATGTAGGGGTAGTAAATTGTCTACGATATGCAAACTTCTTGAACTAGGATGCTGGTTTCCAAGTAGACTGTCCATTTCTAGACAGTTACTTCTTTTAACTTTACTTCGGTTTTAATTTGCCTGGGAAAATACACAGATGATTTAGAGAAGAAAGAGTTTAAATTTCTCAgctatcatataatatatattatcatataattaaaatattataatattatattacaattttgtttatCCAATTCCTATATGAAATAGATATTGAATCATAAGACTGGTATCctttacatttgtatcattacTTACATTCCGGAATCACCGCTCGATCCGCCCCCAGTAGCTGAGTAGTAGGCTGTCTGGTAGTAGTAGTTATAGTATCGCGTGTAACTGCTATAACTCCGATAACTTCTATAACTCCTATAACTTCTGTAACTATACCTCCCATAACTCAAATCTGAAATCAAACAGTAAGCAACATAGTATAGGGTCTGTAAGTCTCGTCTTGAGTGACGCTTATTTCCGGGTACCAAACACAGTTTATGTTAGTAGTCTCACAGAAGAAAAATTGTCGTTAACATATGAAAGTCAAcgaaatacacattttcaaaatgagtCTCGAATACTTTATCAACTGgcaattttgtgtttttgatacagttgctatttttcaaattattgcGATTTTCAGTTTTCCCATGTTAACGTTATGGCAAAGTACTCGGAAGTAGAATTATCTCGCAGAATCTTAAGACTTAAATGGCAAGACTTACAGACCCTATTCCTACATAACGTTTCTGTGTAAAAATCTCTGATAGTTAAATGCTGAaagttttatagatatttttatttcaacaaagAAGAAGTACAAAGTGAACAGGACCATGTGCTCCGAAAACGTAAGCGTCTTCCTCTTATTTGCCACTCGCCGTGCtgtatttgtaaacattttaatcaaagaaataatgaaatttgtTTGCATTAATAAATCTAAAGGTATCTTAAGGGATTTAGGCTTAACATCACATTATGGCAagcttttaagaaaaaaataggAATGCTTTAACAAAATATCTAATTAAATGTTTCTTTGATAGTTGTTTTATAATTTGGCTCCTAATCATGATACAAATTTATTATCTGTATGTTAAATTCTTACACCATCCAGATTTGAAGTTCTCTGTTGAAATGTAACTATCCTGCTTAGCTAGTCTTTTAAGTCTATTAGAAGAGGTCAGTAAAGATTTGTAAGTACTGATCTAACATCATTATCGATTTTATATCAatcttgtattttttatttaaataaggACATTGGATAATTAAAACACACGAACTACGTATGGATAAGGggaatttatttatattaagcCGATAGTACGTtgtgtttataaacaaatatcagtactttttgtattaattaattgtttaaagatttttttcggGAACTTGTTAAAGCAGATATTTTTTATCTTGAGAATGTGACCCAGATTGACATGGCGGGTGTCGGCGATGAGGACGCTCACTCCTCCTACACACCTGGCCGTTTTATTGTACTTTTTCGAAGATCTGCGagaaaatctatattttttgttacttttttttctcGTTATGCCGATATAAAGTTGGAATTATGATTTCGTTTTTGGTGGTTTCTTACAGAATGAAATAACCAGATATCACACATACGGTATTGTCTCTTGTTATGATGCATTTTACCAGCCGTGTGGGTACATACActgatataatacatgtacattattgaATTAATATGTCTATTTAAACTGGTAGTCTACTTAATAATTCTTCACTACTTCAACCTCAACCAATCATTCGTTAAAGGGAGCTGTACCGATATAACATGTGGAATATGTTTTCTCTAGAGTCGTAGTCTGCAAAACGTTGAAcgatttatttttaaaatcatacCCTATACAATACACTTTATTGAAAGGCCAGGGAACTGCTCAATTTACTCCATATTGgttaatacacaaatatactgcATTCACACACCTGGCCGTACCGGTCTCGCTCCAGTGAATAGCAGATAATTTCAACTTCATTAAAGATGAACAAAAGTATAATGGCATGTTTTACTTACCTATGAATTGTAGAATACCAAGTAAAATTGTTAACACTGCTTTTCGTAGCCACATGATAACAGTTTCTCCAGTCCCCTGATGGTTCAGGTAAAACACAAATCTGAAGTATAACTTACGGTTTTTTAGGGAGGCCTTAATTGGggtttaaattttgaaaatttaccCAAACTCCGCCAACTTATTTAATGTGATGTCTATATGTCACTGTAGCAGGTAGGAGGAATTTTTCAGTGATAATTTGGGTAAATAACAACCCGGTGAACAGGTGTTTGAAGTTATAACAGTAGAAATTCCCCTAATTGGGCCTCCCGTTGTATCTATGTACACAAAACCATAACATAGGCTTGGTATGTGTGTACACTCGAGTGTTTTGTGAGACGTTTAATGGACATCGATAGAGGTTTTATAAACGTGTATAGAGGATTGCTAAATCAACTGCGCTTACAATTGTTAGTCTGAACAATAGCACGAGGTGTATTCCTGTGTGACCAATATGCCAATGTGGGTTTTCCCCTCACGATAGAATAATGTCTATATTAAGAATTCTTTGATATTCACTTCAGAACATTTCAAGAGGACCAAACCATTTTTCTCTCTGTTTAAATCACTTCgctaatatatatagtatattgaTACTACAGTTCACTAAAGCTCAATTAAGGTCCGGgtattgtaaataaatgttcTAAAGACTTGATTATTGCACATTTAAATACCGGTTATTATCCGACCAAGGAAGAAAGCAATAAGCTATATCTGTTTTTcgttctagaactcgtcagtgatttcTGAATGTGAACAAAAGGACAGTCAGGAAATCAAAATGTGCATAATGCAATGAAATATGTCTAGAAG
This region includes:
- the LOC117339155 gene encoding proline-rich protein 2-like, which encodes MWLRKAVLTILLGILQFIDLSYGRYSYRSYRSYRSYRSYSSYTRYYNYYYQTAYYSATGGGSSGDSGMTAAIVGGVIGGLILIALIFFVVYLRCKYVSSNRRTSPGVVISEQPVVIKKREPKSKPDKVIVPRKKKIGPPPPEPPHGPPPGPPHDMPPPSAPPAYDAVYPPPAGGVVKSAYPPPSQGEEVPSAFIYKPPF